A single window of Nicotiana sylvestris chromosome 3, ASM39365v2, whole genome shotgun sequence DNA harbors:
- the LOC138888606 gene encoding protein FAR1-RELATED SEQUENCE 5-like produces the protein MEIRNDMGVRVYMETKKENKNLGSYPLCISVRDFNMELAITNDSTSAGSSGSLNLLEIPSSPAIEEYQSETITESTQTHIEEGQVYQDKQTVAAAMKNFSVMHKFQFKVKRSSHRSYWLICVAKNRKRTAVVVGSMVVPKYCDPKTVYTPKDIQTNMLSEHGLNLSYMQAWRAKEKALQFLRGNPSDSYSKLPKYFYILEEIYHGSVVKLKKTADDCFLYAFVALCTSISGWQHCRPVVVVDGTFLKSAYRGIMLIASTVDAAGTIFPLAYAVVDSENDASWKWFFEQFKEAYGERPSMCVVSDRHESILKATSVVYPGLAHYSCMWHIWTNIRSKFKKGHLQLHELYFATARSYTMDEFNERILKIEEVDPRVKSYLYDIGYHRWSRVHTTMNRTFTMTSNIAESLNAVTKEARELLIFDLLEYIRTLLERWTKEKLLKAKGTFTYLGYKFNKELDNNNTLSQKLRVRASTDHMHTVLDGVKRYIVCLENKKCSCGQFQLDELPCAHVLAALRHRKETYENYCSPYYTRKSLLLTCEMPVNPLPDESKWDVPQHILDEVVKPSTGDKRQPGRPHKERYKTFDEIKLKKYKVSCGNCGGEGHNKRTCKNAPKKK, from the exons ATGGAGATTAGGAATGATATGGGGGTTCGTGTGTATATGGAGACCAAAAAGGAGAATAAGAACTTAGGTTCGTATCCTTTATGTATAAGCGTAagagatttcaatatggaattggcaATCACCAACGATAGCACAAGTGCAG GTTCGTCTGGATCCCTAAACTTACTTGAAATTCCATCCTCACCAGCTATAGAGGAATATCAAAGTGAAACAATAACTGAATCTACGCAAACACATATTGAAGAAGGACAAGTTTATCAGGACAAGCAAACTGTAGCTGCTGCAATGAAGAATTTTTCTGTGATGCACAAGTTCCAGTTCAAAGTAAAAAGATCTAGTCATAGAAG CTACTGGCTTATATGCGTTGCTAAAAAT CGCAAACGTACTGCAGTTGTAGTTGGTAGCATGGTCGTTCCAAAGTATTGTGATCCTAAGACTGTTTACACACCAAAGGACATACAAACTAACATGTTATCCGAACATGGACTGAAcctaagctacatgcaagcatggagagccaaggaaaaggctttacagtttttgagagggaatCCGTCTGACTCCTACAGCAAATTacccaaatatttttatattcttgaggAGATTTATCATGGCTCTGTTGTTAAATTGAAGAAGACAGCAGATGATTGCTTCTTATacgcatttgttgctctttgtacaTCAATAAGTGGTTGGCAACATTGTAGGCCAGTAGTAGTGGTTGATGGGACATTCTTAAAGTCAGCCTACAGGGGGATTATGCTTATAGCAAGCACCGTGGATGCAGCAG GTACTATATTTCCCTTGGCATATGCTGTGGTTGATTCTGAAAACGACGCGTCTTGGAagtggttctttgagcaattcaaggaGGCATATGGTGAAAGACCTTCAATGTGTGTTGTTTCAGATAGGCATGAGAGTATACTGAAGGCAACATCAGTTGTCTATCCGGGATTGGCACACTACTCTTGCATGTGGCATATATGGACAAATAtaaggtcaaaattcaagaagggacatctacaattacatgaattgtactttgctacagcacggtcatacactatggatgaatttaatgaaaggataTTGAAGATTGAAGAGGTAGACCCGCGTGTGAAATCTTACCTATAtgatattggctatcatagatggtCAAGAGTACATACAACGATGAATAGAACTTTTACTATGACATCAAACATTGCCGAGTCGTTGAATGCTGTAACAAAAGAGGCAAGAGAGCTGCTAATATTTGATCTATTAGAGTATATAAGGACGCTTCTTGAACGTTGGACGAAAGAGAAGTTATTGAAGGCAAAGGGTACTTTTACATACCTTGGGTACAAATTCAACAAAGAATTGGATAACAACAATACATTATCTCAGAAACTAAGG gtgagggcttcaacagaTCATATGCATACTGTGTTAGATGGTGTGAAGCGGTACATTGTGTGTCTAGAAAATAAGAAATGTAGCTGCGGacaattccaacttgatgaacttCCATGTGCGCATGTTTTGGCAGCATTAAGGCACAGGAAGGAAACATACGAAAACTATTGCTCTCCGTATTACACAAGGAAGAGCCTTCTGCTTACCTGTGAAATGCCAGTAAATCCTCTTCCTGATGAAAGCAAATGGGATGTGCCACAACATATTTTGGATGAGGTAGTAAAGCCATCGACGGGAGATAAAAGGCAGCCAGGGAGACCTCACAAGGAAAGATATAAAACATTTGATGAAATAAAGTTAAAGAAGTACAAGGTGTCATGTGGAAATTGTGGAggtgaagggcataacaaaagaacttgcaagaatgcgcccaaaaagaaatga
- the LOC104225938 gene encoding uncharacterized protein, translated as MRTKHLHDVDAGGGDKPVEKQLKRKGKELCVDDNFVEHSPKIPYVKKPKVSPSSSKPKKKKPSKKVPKLVYKKILVKNDHYFAPQNVDYGVLRFHSLCDPSIPSQIKALLSPNALKVEKWHLKNVVTNKAWANDEDAVRLCILYLFEFFVCPSDKDHVSFIDKFMFFLIEFGNFESYPWGIKSFKQIIEYVRHCLNPHVHSYLIRGCSLALQVWLCECCSSVSTELATRCSESIPRILRWSATKGQIWLTAIEEKMIKPEWLKFTSITESGEAIGVLNLPDKIQYEDAHGAQSSQVPIAASPTFEPKDTDCQEETEFVTSKLRKLEKGIEQVDGKLAEFRKTVFKELLSLQEFIDVSVKSVMKVINRRYDVDESKFVGSSTKNNDQQQGENNQQFQFNIGDQVHASTSNTTAISPEHVQAHVDLYSDFQEAVGAYKAAEVSTEHLQAHVEEEPEFEGVAETQQAEAEVSPGGVPTMVEEEPGFQEGAEVEKADIEDNVPQSSIHGVTVNEVVPEGSGIDKKGPTLDDFELPNNLTQLVMYGETIPDEATPIHPGRTRQPGKHARSPFTPLYSSGGSTSVGPKFFYLKHPFTTVIGENVDVDLIERFTNWLYLRSDKVSKRRKEYFSKKDNQIKPWLDFGCEKVYKKDWFYALAHPGQVINNTYSVVKSDDDVAEYILGYRILANVARDVVDYVIMSENIVENFHCFYGKRNDIDFKTTKAYIEKPVTAPLNIQWMVAEIPQQKEGSLDCGVFVAAFAEYVSLGDLAIPKEDLSDINQHRRRYGALLWDYATKKQEDGSISESEVTGRLVRRKGAPAKNERTRVQRKKK; from the exons ATGAGAACCAAGCATTTGCACGATGTTGATGCTGGTGGAGGTGATAAACCAGTCGAGAAACAACTCAAACGAAAGGGCAAAGAGTTGTGTGTAGATGATAATTTTGTTGAACATTCCCCTAAAATTCCATATGTGAAAAAACCCAAGGTCTCTCCTTCTTCATCAAAACCgaaaaagaagaaaccctcaaaaaaagtaccaaaattggttTACAAAAAGATTTTGGTAAAG AATGACCATTACTTTGCACCACAAAATGTTGATTATGGTGTGCTTAGATTCCACAGTTTGTGTGATCCGAGCATACCTAGCCAGATAAAAGCTTTACTCTCTCCAAATGCTTTAAA GGTTGAAAAgtggcatttgaaaaatgtagTCACAAATAAAGCTTGGGCAAACGATGAGGATGCAGTGAGGTTGTGCATTCTTTATCTGTTTGaattttttgtttgtccttctgaTAAAGACCATGTATCTTTCATAGACAAGTTTATGTTCTTTCTGATAGAATTTGGTAATTTTGAGTCATACCCATGGGGTATCAAATCCTTTAAGCAGATTATTGAATATGTCCGACATTGTCTTAATCCCCATGTACATTCTTATCTGATACGGGGATGCTCATTAGCCTTGCAAGTGTGGTTATGTGAGTGTTGCTCGTCCGTCAGTACAGAGCTTGCTACGAGGTGTTCTGAATCTATACCTCGCATTTTAAGATGGTCAGCTACAAAGGGCCAGATTTGGTTAACTGCAATTGAAGAGAAGATGATCAAGCCTGAGTGGCTCAAG TTCACAAGCATCACTGAATCTGGAGAAGCGATTGGAGTGCTTAATCTGCCAGACAAGATTCAGTATGAAGATGCACATGGTGCTCAATCATCACAGGTTCCAATTGCTGCTTCTCCAACATTTGAACCCAAAGATACAGATTGTCAAGAGGAAACTGAATTTGTGACTAGCAAACTCAGGAAGTTGGAAAAGGGGATTGAGCAG gTTGATGGAAAGTTAGCTGAATTTAGGAAGACTGTTTTTAAGGAACTTTTAAGCCTTCAAGAGTTCATAGATGTTTCTGTGAAGAGTGTTATGAAGGTGATAAACAGGAGGTACGATGTGGACGAGTCAAAG TTTGTTGGTAGTTCAACCAAAAATAATGACCAACAACAAGGAGAGAACAATCAACAATTTCAGTTCAATATTGGTGATCAAGTGCATGCAAGCACAAGCAATACAA CTGCTATTTCTCCGGAACATGTTCAAGCACATGTTGACTTATATTCTGATTTTCAAGAAGCAGTTGGGGCATATAAAGCAG CTGAAGTTTCAACAGAACATCTCCAGGCACATGTTGAGGAAGAACCAGAATTTGAAGGAGTAGCTGAGACACAACAAGCAG AAGCTGAAGTTTCTCCTGGGGGTGTGCCAACAATGGTTGAGGAAGAACCAGGATTTCAGGAAGGAGCTGAGGTAGAAAAAGCAG ATATTGAAGATAATGTTCCACAGTCGTCAATTCACGGTGTGACTGTGAATGAAGTTGTTCCTGAAGGTTCAGGCATTGACAAGAAAGGTCCGACATTGGATGACTTTGAGTTGCCAAACAACTTAACACAATTGGTCATGTATGGCGAGACCATACCAGATGAAGCAACCCCTATTCATCCGGGTAGAACCAGGCAACCGGGGAAACATGCACGATCACCTTTCACACCTCTGTATAGTTCTGGAGGCAGCACCTCTGTCGGACCTAAATTTTTCTACCTCAAACACCCCTTCACAACTGTTATAGGTGAAAATGTTGATGTTGATTTGATAGAAAGGTTCACCAACTGGTTATACCTTCGTAGTGACAAAGTATCTAAGAG GAGGAAAGAATACTTTTCCAAAAAggataaccaaatcaagccttgGTTAGACTTTGGTTGTGAAAAGGTGTATAAGAAGGACTGGTTTTATGCCCTTGCTCACCCAGGACAAGTCATCAATAACACG TATTCCGTTGTTAAATCAGATGATGATGTTGCAGAATATATCCTTGGGTATAGGATTCTTGCTAATGTTGCCAGGGATGTAGTTGACTATGTCATCATGTCTGAGAACATTGTAGAGAATTTCCATTG TTTCTACGGGAAACGTAATGACATTGACTTCAAGACCACAAAGGCATACATTGAGAAACCAGTTACAGCCCCTCTCAACATACAGTGGATGGTTGCGGAGATTCCACAACAAAAGGAAGGATCACT cgattgtggtgtatttgtggCGGCTTTTGCGGAGTATGTTAGCCTTGGAGATTTGGCAATCCCAAAAGAAGATCTTTCTGATATCAACCAACACCGTAGACGCTATGGAGCTCTACTATGGGACTATGCTacaaagaagcaagaagatgGGTCAATCAGTGAAAGTGAGGTTACAGGCAGGCTGGTAAGGAGGAAGGGTGCTCCTGCTAAAAATGAGAGGACTAGAGTACAGAGAAAGAAGAAATAG
- the LOC104225937 gene encoding small ribosomal subunit protein RACK1-like, translating to MAQESLVLRGTMKAHTDWVTAIATPIDNSDMIVTSSRDKSLIVWSLTKDGPQYGVPRRRLTGHGHFVQDVVLSSDGMFALSGSWDGELRLWDLQAGTTARRFVGHTKDVLSVAFSVDNRQIVSASRDKTIKLWNTLGECKYTIQEGDSHSDWVSCVRFSPNTLQPTIVSGSWDRTVKIWNLTNCKLRSTLAGHAGYVNTVAVSPDGSLCASGGKDGTILLWDLAEGKKLYSLDAGSIIHALCFSPNRYWLCAATETSIKIWDLESKSIVVDLKVDLKQESEMATEGTTGSACKNKIMYCTCLSWSADGSTLFSGYTDGLIRVWGIGRY from the exons ATGGCACAAGAATCACTAGTCCTCCGCGGCACAATGAAAGCCCACACCGATTGGGTTACAGCCATCGCCACCCCAATTGACAACTCCGACATGATCGTTACTTCCTCCAGGGACAAGTCCCTAATCGTCTGGTCTCTCACAAAGGATGGCCCACAATACGGTGTCCCCCGTCGCCGTCTCACTGGCCACGGCCACTTCGTCCAGGATGTCGTCCTTTCCTCCGACGGTATGTTCGCTCTCTCTGGTTCCTGGGATGGTGAGCTTCGCCTTTGGGATCTTCAAGCTGGAACAACCGCTCGCCGTTTCGTCGGTCACACTAAGGATGTTCTGTCCGTTGCATTCTCTGTCGACAACCGTCAGATCGTATCCGCTTCACGCGACAAAACCATCAAGCTGTGGAACACACTCGGTGAATGCAAATACACCATTCAGGAGGGTGACTCGCATTCTGATTGGGTTTCATGTGTTCGATTCAGCCCGAATACACTTCAGCCCACTATCGTTTCTGGATCCTGGGACCGTACTGTGAAAATCTGGAACCTGACTAACTGTAAGCTGAGGTCCACTCTGGCTGGACACGCCGGCTACGTGAACACCGTGGCTGTCTCTCCTGATGGTTCATTGTGTGCTAGTGGAGGCAAAGATGGTACTATTTTGCTTTGGGATTTGGCTGAGGGGAAGAAGCTATACTCGCTTGATGCTGGCTCTATCATTCATGCGCTGTGCTTTAGTCCTAACAGGTACTGGCTCTGCGCAGCTACTGAAACTAGCATTAAGATTTGGGATTTGGAGAGCAAGAGCATTGTTGTGGATCTTAAAGTTGATCTCAAGCAAGAGAGTGAGATGGCTACTGAAGGAACTACTGGCTCTGCCTGCAAAAACAAG ATCATGTACTGCACCTGTTTGAGCTGGAGTGCTGATGGAAGCACGCTTTTCAGCGGATATACAGACGGTTTGATTAGGGTTTGGGGTATTGGGCGTTATTAG